One segment of bacterium DNA contains the following:
- the asnS gene encoding asparagine--tRNA ligase, which produces MTRIWFDELGRHVGEEVEVAGWVFNFRSSGKIHFIQLRDGTARVQAVCAKDDVADDVFARCDGLTMESSVRVVGVVREDARAPGGVELLVRDLRVISPAREYPIQKKEHGVDFLLDRRHLWLRSPRQEAVLKVRATAERAISDFFDERGFVRVDAPILTPTSPEGTTTLFQTDYFGQTAFLSQSGQLYMEAAAAALGKVYCAGPTFRAEKSKTRRHVMEFWMFEPEVAFLDHEGNISLAENLVTAVVTAVLGRRRAELDVLKRDVAALERVKPPFPRVTYYEARGLLASKGYDLPWGGDLGGDEQTALAREYDTPFIVEKFPLEAKAFYMKRCEDDARLTYSIDVFAPEGYGEIIGGSCREDDLGKLLENVAAHGLPLEPLEWYLDLRRYGAVPTAGFGLGLGRTVMWICGLKHIREAIPFPRMLNRFYP; this is translated from the coding sequence ATGACGCGTATTTGGTTCGACGAACTCGGCCGGCACGTCGGCGAAGAGGTCGAAGTCGCCGGTTGGGTTTTTAATTTCCGCAGCAGCGGGAAAATACATTTCATCCAGCTTCGCGACGGCACGGCTCGCGTACAGGCGGTATGCGCCAAGGACGACGTCGCCGACGACGTCTTCGCCCGGTGCGACGGGTTGACGATGGAGTCGTCGGTGCGGGTCGTCGGCGTAGTCCGGGAAGACGCCCGGGCGCCGGGCGGCGTCGAGCTCCTCGTCAGAGACCTCCGGGTAATATCGCCGGCGCGGGAATATCCCATCCAGAAGAAAGAGCACGGCGTAGACTTCCTGTTGGACCGGCGGCACCTGTGGCTGCGGTCGCCGCGCCAGGAGGCGGTCCTCAAAGTGAGGGCTACCGCCGAGCGCGCCATATCCGACTTCTTCGACGAACGCGGTTTCGTTCGCGTGGACGCCCCCATACTGACGCCCACCTCGCCCGAGGGCACGACGACGCTGTTCCAAACGGACTACTTCGGCCAAACGGCGTTCCTGAGCCAGAGCGGCCAGCTCTATATGGAGGCCGCGGCCGCGGCCTTGGGCAAGGTTTACTGCGCCGGCCCGACCTTTCGCGCCGAGAAATCGAAGACCAGACGCCACGTGATGGAGTTCTGGATGTTCGAGCCGGAGGTCGCTTTCCTCGACCACGAGGGGAACATATCGCTGGCCGAGAACCTGGTAACCGCCGTCGTTACCGCCGTTTTGGGCCGGCGCCGAGCGGAGCTGGACGTCTTGAAGCGCGACGTCGCCGCGCTCGAGCGCGTCAAGCCGCCGTTCCCGCGCGTCACGTACTACGAAGCTCGCGGCCTCCTCGCGAGTAAAGGTTACGACTTACCGTGGGGGGGGGACCTGGGCGGCGACGAACAAACGGCCCTCGCCCGGGAGTACGACACGCCCTTTATCGTCGAGAAGTTCCCGCTGGAGGCCAAGGCGTTTTATATGAAGAGGTGCGAAGACGACGCGCGGTTGACATATTCCATCGACGTCTTCGCGCCGGAGGGCTACGGCGAGATCATAGGAGGGTCGTGCCGCGAGGACGATTTGGGTAAACTCCTCGAAAACGTCGCGGCCCACGGCCTTCCGCTGGAACCTCTCGAGTGGTACCTCGACCTCAGGCGCTACGGCGCGGTTCCCACGGCGGGTTTCGGCCTGGGTTTGGGACGCACCGTAATGTGGATCTGCGGCTTAAAGCACATCCGAGAGGCGATACCTTTTCCGCGGATGTTAAACCGTTTTTATCCCTGA
- a CDS encoding chloride channel protein: MEDPATISRNRVNPFKRTARVFSGLAYNRHVGPVVLAVVIGFATGLAAIGFRELIRFFNFIFLERAWVWAEATLPYGRAALPVITGAGGLVVGLLVYYLAPEAKGSGIPDVMGAVAVRGGIIRHRVLPVKALAAAICMGSGGSAGREGPIVQMGSSIGSALSQVLHLSAQRTRTLVGCGAAAGIAATFNAPVAGALFSLEVILGDFGFANFAPVVISSVVGAAVGRWYFGNHPSLTVLHFQLRHWGEFPLYALLGVAAGILGVVFTKLLYGEEDFFGKVLRVIPAPARPMLGGVAVGTLGIFLPQILGTGYGPVDAAVSNIYPLQLVLIFLVAKLFATTTTLGSGGSGGIFAPALFMGAMLGSAFGVLAHQVFPGLTAQPGAYALVAMGAMVASTTYAPLAAVVILFEMTDNYSIILPLMTACVIALVVARRLNHLSIYTTKLHRAGVNLRGGQDVDILKAIEARDVMRLDYETIYAGMLFKDIMEFVQEARQNSFPVVDARGDLVGVISMQNLRRWVNERSFSNIVVAEELCKRDVITVSENETLYTVWDTFERLDVESLPVVSTDDPRRIVGLLFRKDAYAAYTSKTVGVWAESR, from the coding sequence TTGGAAGACCCGGCGACTATCAGCCGTAACCGCGTCAATCCGTTCAAACGGACGGCGCGGGTCTTTTCCGGATTAGCGTACAACCGGCACGTAGGCCCCGTCGTGCTGGCCGTCGTAATCGGCTTCGCCACCGGCCTCGCCGCGATCGGCTTCCGCGAGCTGATTCGCTTTTTCAATTTTATATTTTTGGAACGCGCTTGGGTTTGGGCCGAGGCGACGCTGCCGTACGGCCGCGCCGCATTACCCGTAATTACCGGCGCCGGCGGATTGGTCGTCGGCTTACTGGTATACTACCTCGCGCCGGAGGCCAAGGGCTCGGGCATACCGGACGTGATGGGCGCGGTGGCGGTGCGCGGAGGGATAATACGGCACCGCGTTTTACCCGTCAAGGCGCTGGCCGCGGCCATATGTATGGGCTCCGGCGGCTCGGCGGGTCGGGAGGGCCCCATCGTCCAGATGGGCTCGAGCATAGGCAGTGCGCTGAGCCAGGTATTACACCTGTCGGCGCAGCGTACGAGAACGCTGGTCGGCTGCGGCGCCGCGGCGGGCATAGCGGCTACCTTCAATGCCCCCGTCGCCGGCGCTCTCTTCTCGCTCGAGGTCATACTGGGCGATTTCGGGTTCGCCAATTTCGCGCCCGTGGTCATATCGTCGGTGGTGGGGGCCGCGGTCGGCCGCTGGTATTTCGGCAACCACCCGTCGCTAACGGTGCTGCACTTCCAGCTCAGGCACTGGGGGGAGTTCCCGCTATACGCGCTCCTGGGCGTCGCAGCCGGAATACTCGGGGTAGTATTCACCAAACTGCTTTACGGCGAGGAGGATTTTTTCGGAAAGGTTTTAAGGGTGATACCGGCGCCGGCTCGGCCGATGCTCGGCGGCGTGGCGGTGGGGACTTTGGGAATCTTTCTGCCGCAGATATTGGGGACGGGGTACGGTCCCGTCGACGCCGCGGTAAGCAACATCTACCCCCTGCAACTCGTGTTGATATTTCTCGTGGCCAAGTTGTTCGCGACCACGACGACGCTGGGCTCGGGCGGCTCGGGCGGGATATTCGCGCCGGCGCTGTTTATGGGCGCGATGTTGGGGAGCGCGTTCGGTGTTTTGGCCCACCAGGTATTCCCGGGGCTCACGGCGCAGCCCGGGGCGTACGCCCTCGTCGCTATGGGCGCCATGGTCGCCAGCACGACGTACGCGCCGTTGGCCGCGGTCGTCATCCTCTTCGAGATGACCGATAATTATTCCATCATACTGCCGTTGATGACGGCTTGCGTAATCGCGCTCGTGGTGGCGCGCCGGCTGAACCACCTCTCCATCTACACGACGAAGTTGCACCGCGCCGGCGTTAACCTACGCGGCGGCCAAGACGTCGACATATTGAAGGCCATCGAAGCCCGAGACGTGATGCGGCTGGACTACGAGACCATATACGCCGGTATGCTGTTCAAGGACATTATGGAATTCGTCCAGGAAGCGCGCCAGAACTCTTTCCCCGTCGTCGACGCCCGGGGAGACCTCGTAGGCGTAATCTCGATGCAGAATCTCCGCCGCTGGGTCAACGAACGTTCCTTTTCCAACATCGTCGTGGCGGAAGAGTTATGTAAGAGAGACGTCATCACCGTATCCGAGAACGAAACGCTGTATACGGTTTGGGATACGTTCGAGCGCCTCGACGTCGAGAGCCTTCCCGTGGTGAGTACGGACGACCCGCGCCGCATCGTCGGCCTGCTCTTCCGCAAGGACGCCTACGCGGCCTATACCAGTAAAACGGTGGGGGTGTGGGCGGAAAGCCGCTAG
- a CDS encoding hemolysin family protein, translated as MSSLTLSILLLAAIAAGALFSTAESALFSLGSVRLRRMKLRRRLTAPLVRSLLARPRRLLVTVVVGNMFALAAAASLATALGVRAHPLYGPVVAVAAITVIVFVFAETLPKTLGVAWPEKGAAFTSPFIKLVFWALYPLNRAALALTDFLAGRPPRRSLDPGVEDIYGLLRESEAEGVLDDVEREMIERVVAFADRTAGEIATPRTKIFALNADMTFQEAARAVADSPYARVPVYEDTLENVIGILYVKDILLAGDEPPPALRESVRPAYFIPDSQPAVNLFVDFIRNRTHIALVVDEYGSLDGLVTMTDVLGEIVGEPSQPVKYVGAGRLIVAADTDLDDFNDLIGANLQDEEAETLAGYLLNRFGRIPAVGEEYREGDLKFTIEGAEPHRLTEVIVEKVRGVER; from the coding sequence GTGAGTAGCCTTACTCTTAGCATATTGTTGTTAGCCGCAATCGCGGCCGGCGCGTTGTTCTCGACCGCCGAGAGCGCGTTATTTTCGCTGGGCAGCGTGCGCTTGCGGCGCATGAAGCTTCGCCGCCGACTTACGGCGCCCCTGGTGCGTTCTCTCCTGGCCCGGCCTCGCCGACTCCTCGTAACGGTGGTTGTCGGCAATATGTTTGCGCTGGCCGCGGCCGCGTCCCTCGCGACCGCGTTGGGCGTCCGCGCTCATCCGCTATACGGGCCCGTTGTGGCCGTGGCCGCCATAACGGTTATAGTGTTCGTCTTCGCCGAAACCCTCCCCAAAACTTTGGGCGTCGCCTGGCCCGAAAAAGGCGCGGCGTTCACCTCGCCCTTTATCAAGCTCGTCTTCTGGGCCTTGTACCCGTTGAACCGGGCCGCGCTGGCCTTAACCGATTTCCTGGCCGGGCGGCCGCCGCGGCGTAGTTTGGACCCCGGCGTAGAGGATATTTACGGCCTGCTGCGGGAGAGCGAGGCCGAAGGAGTTTTAGACGACGTCGAGCGGGAAATGATCGAGAGGGTGGTGGCGTTCGCGGACCGTACGGCGGGGGAAATAGCGACCCCCCGTACGAAGATATTCGCCCTTAACGCCGATATGACCTTCCAGGAGGCGGCGCGTGCCGTAGCCGATTCGCCGTACGCCCGCGTACCGGTTTACGAAGATACGCTCGAGAACGTGATCGGTATTCTCTACGTCAAAGATATATTGTTGGCCGGCGACGAGCCGCCGCCCGCGCTCCGCGAATCCGTACGGCCTGCGTACTTCATCCCCGACAGCCAGCCCGCGGTTAACTTATTCGTAGATTTTATAAGGAACCGGACCCACATAGCGTTGGTGGTGGACGAATACGGTTCCCTTGACGGCCTGGTTACGATGACGGACGTCCTGGGGGAGATCGTCGGCGAGCCGTCGCAGCCGGTGAAGTACGTCGGCGCAGGCCGCCTTATCGTCGCCGCGGATACGGACCTCGACGATTTCAACGATTTAATAGGCGCGAACTTGCAGGACGAAGAAGCGGAGACGTTGGCCGGGTACCTGCTGAACCGGTTCGGCCGCATCCCGGCGGTCGGCGAGGAGTATCGCGAAGGCGACCTCAAATTTACGATAGAGGGCGCCGAACCGCATCGCTTAACGGAGGTAATCGTAGAAAAAGTCCGAGGGGTGGAAAGGTAG
- a CDS encoding hemolysin family protein — MSVVYLILVIVLIFAAGFFSSAETAVLAANRMRLRHLAAVGNRRAARVLSFLERPGSFLTSILFGNNVSLVVATSLLTVLAARYSGEAASVAVATLAMTVLLTVFSEIIPKSVVLEDADYFAMSFAPVVGFLETLFKPVVWAANVVAGGLLGRVRVRAERLPFATREELRAILTSRQPRTRTEVMQRRMIRRIFGFGETTAEDVMVRLADVTALPEDASKKDVVAALGRSGFSSYPVYRGRREEIVGVAVARDFIALPADVPVKANLWMPLFVSARESVETILPRLANRRVDMAVVRNEAGRAVGMLTQEDIVEEVVGEIEDEYNWGSQGLIRHGEGYTADARLAVSYFNKRMPVPLPRGDYITVGGFLASALGRVPKSGDVYDWPPYRFRILRATPRAARLISVELSGTEGG, encoded by the coding sequence TTGTCGGTAGTATACTTAATCCTCGTAATAGTTTTAATATTCGCCGCGGGATTTTTCTCGTCGGCCGAGACCGCGGTCCTGGCGGCCAACCGCATGCGCTTGCGACACCTGGCCGCGGTAGGGAACCGCCGCGCGGCCCGCGTTTTATCGTTCTTGGAGAGACCCGGCAGCTTCCTCACGTCCATCCTGTTCGGCAACAACGTCTCGCTGGTCGTCGCGACGTCCCTCTTGACGGTGTTGGCGGCTCGGTACTCCGGCGAGGCCGCCAGCGTGGCCGTCGCGACGCTCGCGATGACGGTCCTCCTGACGGTATTCTCCGAAATTATACCCAAATCGGTCGTCCTCGAAGACGCGGATTATTTCGCCATGTCCTTCGCGCCCGTCGTCGGTTTTTTGGAAACGTTGTTCAAACCCGTGGTGTGGGCCGCCAACGTCGTCGCCGGCGGACTGCTGGGCCGGGTGCGCGTTAGGGCGGAGCGGCTGCCGTTCGCGACCCGGGAGGAACTGCGAGCCATATTAACCTCCCGCCAACCGCGGACCAGAACCGAGGTAATGCAGCGCCGCATGATAAGGCGCATCTTCGGCTTCGGCGAGACGACGGCGGAAGATGTTATGGTGCGGCTCGCCGACGTAACCGCTTTGCCGGAAGACGCTTCAAAAAAAGACGTCGTCGCGGCGCTGGGGCGGAGCGGTTTCTCGAGCTACCCGGTCTACCGAGGTCGGCGCGAGGAGATCGTCGGCGTCGCCGTCGCCCGCGATTTCATCGCGTTGCCCGCGGACGTTCCCGTGAAAGCCAACCTGTGGATGCCGTTGTTCGTTTCGGCCCGGGAAAGCGTAGAGACCATTTTACCGCGCCTCGCTAACCGACGGGTGGATATGGCCGTCGTCCGAAACGAAGCGGGCCGCGCCGTCGGCATGTTGACCCAGGAGGACATCGTGGAGGAGGTCGTGGGGGAGATAGAGGACGAGTATAATTGGGGCTCGCAGGGGCTAATACGTCACGGCGAAGGTTATACCGCCGACGCGCGCCTCGCGGTAAGCTATTTCAATAAACGGATGCCGGTACCGCTGCCGCGCGGCGATTATATTACCGTGGGCGGTTTTCTCGCCTCAGCGTTGGGACGGGTGCCCAAGTCCGGCGACGTGTACGATTGGCCGCCGTACCGTTTCCGCATTCTGAGGGCCACGCCGCGGGCGGCTCGCCTTATCAGCGTCGAGCTCTCCGGGACGGAGGGCGGGTAA
- a CDS encoding DUF4388 domain-containing protein yields the protein MALKGDLETINLPDILQLLSSARKTGALSIRRGAEEKRLYFREGMLVYASSTDEREKLGSVLVREGHIDQDTVEGMRASQNKSGRPFGLCLLEHGKLPHEKLVAGLKTQGRMIITNLFSWWGGEFEFLEGEQAWPEEISIGFDVQAILMDAAAAVDEWNRIKEMLPDLDVVLEVVPAPARGKEEVKFDAEQWHVLSLVNGRRSVVDVAAVSNLSDIETCSVACRLLEGGLVRPAGVKNREITLSAAETSGAAALLEIYNELFAQVIFPVSEEAGEEAVRKLSEAAAAKCDALARLKGCWQLPQGVLGKRCVLKNLILEDPETRDEELAASLFELFRYELSLTAKILSRPRQAALIQDLQPLAAMLLKKHDSKLVDLGVRRVLSRFLSPTEVSYAEAE from the coding sequence ATGGCGTTAAAAGGCGATCTCGAGACTATCAATCTCCCGGATATCCTCCAGCTTCTTAGCTCGGCCAGGAAAACGGGAGCTCTTTCTATCCGGCGCGGCGCCGAAGAGAAGCGTTTATATTTCCGCGAGGGGATGCTGGTTTACGCCTCGAGCACGGACGAGCGCGAGAAATTGGGGAGCGTCCTCGTCCGGGAAGGTCATATCGACCAAGACACCGTCGAGGGAATGAGGGCGTCGCAGAATAAGTCGGGGCGCCCGTTCGGCCTATGTCTGTTGGAACACGGTAAATTACCCCACGAAAAACTCGTCGCGGGTTTGAAGACGCAGGGCCGGATGATCATTACCAACCTCTTCAGCTGGTGGGGTGGGGAGTTCGAGTTCCTGGAGGGCGAGCAGGCCTGGCCGGAGGAGATATCCATCGGCTTCGACGTCCAGGCGATATTAATGGACGCCGCGGCCGCCGTCGACGAGTGGAACCGCATCAAGGAGATGCTGCCCGACCTGGACGTCGTGCTGGAAGTCGTACCCGCGCCGGCGCGGGGAAAGGAAGAGGTGAAGTTCGACGCCGAGCAATGGCACGTACTCTCGCTGGTGAACGGCCGCCGGTCGGTCGTCGACGTCGCGGCCGTCAGTAACCTCTCCGATATCGAAACCTGCTCGGTAGCGTGCCGCTTGCTGGAAGGCGGACTCGTGCGTCCCGCGGGCGTCAAAAACAGGGAGATAACATTGTCGGCCGCGGAGACCTCGGGCGCCGCGGCCTTGCTCGAGATATACAACGAGCTCTTCGCACAGGTTATATTCCCGGTGTCGGAAGAGGCGGGGGAGGAAGCCGTCCGTAAGTTAAGCGAAGCTGCGGCGGCGAAATGCGACGCCCTGGCGCGTCTGAAAGGTTGCTGGCAGTTGCCCCAGGGCGTCCTCGGCAAACGCTGCGTCTTGAAGAACCTAATATTGGAAGACCCCGAGACGCGCGACGAAGAGCTGGCCGCATCCCTGTTCGAGTTGTTCCGGTACGAGCTTTCCCTGACGGCGAAAATCCTCAGCCGGCCCCGTCAAGCCGCGCTCATACAGGACCTGCAACCGCTCGCGGCTATGTTGCTCAAAAAACACGACTCAAAGTTGGTGGATTTGGGCGTACGGCGTGTCCTAAGCCGTTTCCTGTCGCCCACCGAAGTGTCGTATGCCGAAGCGGAATAA
- a CDS encoding HD domain-containing phosphohydrolase: MPKRNNDAAAPHLELAEKRLRSLVDISRSLSKEVELSTLLAVVARRTSEAIGVERTSVFLHDRERRELWTVVAEGELREIRIPEDAGIAGWVVARGEPAVVSDVTDDPRWNKDVDRKTGYTTRNILCVPMDDAQGDRLGVFQCLNRAHGSFTEDDVKFLQAIASQAAIYIQNARLLEARKRMFDSLVDTLAETIESRDPLTAGHSRSVMRYAVGAAQKLGLPAADVEVIRYAALLHDYGKIGVPDHILRKPTALTPAEYEVIKKHVLHTQQILARIHFEERLRDVPAVAAHHHERLDGSGYPKGLCGEDISPGGKVIAVADVFDAMTSRRHYRGPIGVTQAVELISDGAGTQFDADVIEALKRFLVEEGSIEADN; the protein is encoded by the coding sequence ATGCCGAAGCGGAATAACGACGCGGCCGCGCCGCATTTGGAGTTGGCGGAGAAGCGTCTCCGCTCGCTGGTAGATATCTCCCGCTCGTTATCCAAGGAGGTAGAGCTCTCGACGCTGTTGGCGGTCGTGGCCCGCAGGACTTCGGAGGCCATAGGCGTGGAACGCACGTCGGTGTTTTTACACGACCGCGAACGCCGCGAGCTTTGGACCGTCGTCGCCGAGGGCGAGCTGCGGGAGATCCGCATTCCCGAAGACGCCGGCATCGCCGGGTGGGTTGTGGCGCGGGGCGAACCGGCCGTCGTCTCCGACGTTACGGACGACCCCCGGTGGAACAAAGACGTCGACCGCAAAACGGGGTATACTACGAGGAATATACTCTGCGTTCCGATGGACGACGCCCAGGGCGACCGGTTGGGGGTCTTCCAATGCCTCAACCGGGCCCACGGCAGCTTCACGGAAGACGACGTGAAGTTCCTCCAGGCCATCGCGTCGCAGGCCGCCATCTACATCCAAAACGCCCGCCTCTTGGAAGCCCGCAAACGAATGTTCGACAGCCTGGTCGATACCCTCGCCGAGACCATCGAATCCCGGGACCCGCTCACCGCCGGCCACAGCCGCAGCGTCATGCGGTACGCCGTCGGCGCGGCCCAAAAACTGGGCTTGCCGGCCGCAGACGTAGAGGTGATTCGTTACGCCGCGCTACTGCACGATTACGGGAAAATCGGCGTCCCCGACCACATATTACGCAAACCGACGGCGCTGACGCCCGCGGAGTACGAGGTTATTAAAAAACACGTTCTCCACACGCAGCAGATACTGGCGCGCATCCATTTCGAGGAGCGCCTGCGCGACGTCCCGGCGGTGGCCGCCCACCACCACGAACGCCTCGACGGTTCCGGTTATCCCAAAGGGCTGTGCGGCGAAGACATATCGCCCGGCGGTAAGGTCATCGCCGTCGCCGACGTCTTCGACGCTATGACGTCCCGACGCCACTACCGCGGCCCCATAGGCGTAACCCAAGCCGTAGAGCTTATCAGCGACGGCGCCGGCACGCAATTCGACGCCGACGTAATCGAGGCGCTAAAACGTTTTCTCGTCGAAGAGGGAAGTATCGAGGCGGACAATTAA
- a CDS encoding DUF3795 domain-containing protein has product MNRKLIGRCGKFCGECRIYIAAHADDRQAIVELAREMGVEAERINCAGCQGPAETCYNAQCKIIACLDGRGYRYCAQCAEINDCTKYAQNNIEFGGHPKIYSNQLKAWGEERWLRFHLGDPDEDTDED; this is encoded by the coding sequence ATGAACCGCAAACTGATAGGCCGATGCGGTAAATTTTGCGGCGAATGTCGGATTTATATCGCCGCGCACGCCGACGACCGCCAGGCCATCGTCGAACTCGCCCGCGAAATGGGGGTCGAGGCCGAACGGATTAATTGCGCCGGGTGCCAGGGCCCGGCCGAAACTTGTTATAACGCCCAGTGTAAGATAATCGCTTGCCTCGACGGACGGGGTTACCGTTATTGCGCGCAGTGTGCCGAAATAAACGATTGCACCAAGTATGCGCAAAATAACATCGAGTTCGGCGGCCACCCCAAGATTTACTCCAATCAATTAAAAGCTTGGGGCGAGGAACGCTGGTTGAGGTTCCACCTCGGCGACCCGGACGAAGATACCGACGAAGATTAG
- a CDS encoding C-GCAxxG-C-C family protein — protein sequence MATAVSGYFGNGEACLPRVATCFGGGLGRRGEICGALAGALIAVGLRHGRREGEGDEAKERSYERAARVVEDFRERFGTILCRELINVDLNEPEGRETYRSLNIRDKYCVDYVTAAVMAAYEAIAS from the coding sequence GTGGCGACCGCGGTGAGCGGTTATTTCGGCAACGGCGAAGCGTGTCTACCTCGCGTAGCAACTTGCTTCGGCGGGGGCCTGGGCCGGCGGGGCGAAATATGCGGTGCTCTCGCCGGAGCGTTGATCGCGGTCGGCTTGCGGCACGGGAGGCGCGAGGGCGAGGGCGACGAGGCGAAAGAACGGTCCTACGAACGTGCCGCGCGCGTAGTCGAGGACTTCCGCGAGCGCTTCGGCACCATCCTGTGCCGGGAATTGATTAACGTCGACCTGAACGAACCGGAAGGGCGCGAAACCTACCGCAGCTTGAATATCCGCGACAAGTATTGCGTCGACTACGTTACGGCCGCCGTTATGGCAGCCTATGAGGCAATCGCATCTTAA
- a CDS encoding thymidine phosphorylase — translation MAGASYWFRDLITRKRDGDVIADDDWRRFVAALVARELPDYQVSALLMAVYFRGMTTEETAALTAAMAASGEQLVLGEGPYVDKHSTGGVGDTVTLVAVPWAAACGARIAKLSGRGLGHTGGTVDKLEAIPGINLSLGAEELKEQADRVGCAVAEAQAIAPADKIIYALRDATATVEALPLIVSSILSKKLAGGAPAFVFDVKAGRGAFAKDEDYARKLGRSLVAAARASRRRAVAVITAMDQPLGYAVGSALEVAEAVATLRGQGPDDLLEVSAAVAAEMLVVAGVAGPEEARRRLDATLESGEAFAKLDEMARAQGAVEEWWTRLPEATKTTPIKAERGGYVSRLDAFTVARAANALGAGRQAKEDVVDPAAGVVLHKKEGEPVAAGDELMTLHYDDDERLSRALDYARVAFDVGEKPVPRPLILGVLR, via the coding sequence ATGGCCGGCGCGAGCTATTGGTTTAGGGATTTAATAACCCGCAAAAGGGACGGCGACGTCATCGCCGACGACGATTGGCGGCGTTTCGTCGCCGCGCTCGTCGCCCGCGAACTCCCCGACTACCAGGTTTCGGCGCTCCTTATGGCCGTATATTTCCGGGGGATGACGACCGAAGAAACGGCGGCGTTGACGGCGGCCATGGCCGCTTCGGGCGAACAGCTGGTACTCGGCGAGGGGCCGTACGTCGACAAACATTCCACCGGGGGCGTGGGGGATACGGTAACGCTCGTCGCCGTGCCCTGGGCGGCGGCGTGCGGCGCGCGGATAGCCAAGTTGTCGGGCCGCGGCCTGGGGCATACCGGCGGCACCGTCGACAAACTGGAAGCCATCCCCGGCATAAACCTATCGCTCGGCGCCGAGGAGTTGAAAGAGCAGGCCGACCGCGTCGGGTGCGCCGTGGCCGAAGCGCAGGCTATAGCGCCTGCGGATAAAATTATCTACGCGCTCCGGGACGCTACGGCTACGGTGGAGGCGTTGCCCTTAATAGTCTCCAGCATATTGAGTAAGAAACTCGCCGGCGGCGCGCCCGCTTTCGTATTCGACGTCAAAGCCGGGAGGGGAGCTTTCGCCAAAGACGAGGATTACGCCCGCAAGCTCGGCCGCAGCTTGGTAGCCGCGGCCCGGGCATCCCGCCGCAGAGCGGTCGCCGTGATTACCGCTATGGACCAGCCGTTAGGGTACGCCGTCGGCAGCGCGCTCGAAGTCGCGGAAGCGGTCGCGACCTTGCGCGGCCAAGGCCCCGACGACCTGCTCGAGGTCTCGGCCGCCGTCGCCGCGGAGATGCTGGTCGTGGCGGGCGTCGCCGGCCCCGAAGAAGCGCGGCGCCGTTTGGACGCGACCCTTGAGAGTGGGGAAGCTTTCGCGAAGCTCGACGAGATGGCCCGGGCCCAGGGCGCCGTTGAGGAATGGTGGACGCGATTGCCGGAGGCGACGAAAACGACCCCTATCAAAGCCGAGCGCGGGGGGTACGTATCGCGGCTGGACGCCTTTACCGTCGCCCGGGCGGCCAACGCGTTGGGGGCGGGCCGACAGGCCAAAGAAGACGTCGTCGACCCGGCCGCCGGCGTCGTACTCCACAAGAAGGAGGGGGAGCCGGTAGCGGCCGGCGACGAGTTGATGACGCTCCACTACGACGACGACGAGCGATTAAGTCGGGCGCTCGATTACGCCCGGGTCGCGTTCGACGTCGGCGAAAAGCCGGTACCCCGGCCGCTAATACTGGGGGTGTTGCGGTAA